The following are from one region of the Methyloversatilis discipulorum genome:
- a CDS encoding glycosyltransferase family 2 protein: protein MSTPRVSIVMPAYNCAWCIDRAIDSVQAQTFTDFELIVVDDGSTDDTPTLLARRGDALRVIRQDNAGMSAARNTGIAAARGEFIAFLDSDDWWRPHKLAQQVALLDAEPDIGFCSHATELQSPEGVKVGEWDGPPDAGNLVARILGGHSAVAGGASSVMVRRALLERTGGFDARLRGAEDTDQWVRLAAAGRYACLPDLQVVVTRNPGSVSRNREAMRRGALDCLDKNRALLPVAQQSAFWRSCRASVLADYAKWRYRDGERAAALRDLAQAFALAPLARGRLILSLALAMLTGRPI, encoded by the coding sequence ATGAGCACGCCGCGCGTCAGCATCGTCATGCCGGCGTACAACTGCGCCTGGTGCATAGACCGCGCGATCGATTCGGTACAGGCGCAGACCTTCACCGATTTCGAACTGATCGTCGTAGACGACGGCAGCACCGACGACACGCCCACCCTGCTCGCCCGCCGCGGCGACGCGCTGCGCGTGATCCGTCAGGACAACGCCGGCATGTCGGCCGCGCGCAACACCGGCATTGCCGCCGCACGCGGCGAATTCATCGCCTTTCTCGACAGCGACGACTGGTGGCGCCCGCACAAGCTCGCGCAGCAGGTTGCACTGCTCGACGCGGAACCCGACATCGGCTTCTGCTCGCACGCTACCGAACTGCAGTCGCCGGAGGGCGTCAAGGTCGGCGAATGGGACGGCCCGCCGGATGCCGGGAACCTCGTGGCACGCATACTCGGCGGTCACTCGGCGGTGGCCGGCGGCGCGTCGTCGGTAATGGTCAGGCGCGCGCTCCTCGAGCGCACCGGCGGCTTCGACGCCCGTCTGCGCGGCGCCGAAGACACCGATCAGTGGGTGCGCCTCGCCGCCGCCGGCCGCTACGCCTGCCTGCCCGATCTGCAGGTCGTGGTGACGCGCAATCCCGGCAGCGTCAGCCGCAACCGCGAGGCGATGCGCCGCGGCGCCCTCGACTGCCTGGACAAGAACCGCGCGCTGCTGCCTGTGGCGCAGCAGTCCGCCTTCTGGCGCAGCTGCCGTGCCAGCGTGCTGGCCGACTATGCCAAGTGGCGCTACCGCGACGGCGAGCGCGCGGCCGCGCTGCGCGATCTCGCACAGGCCTTCGCACTGGCACCGCTGGCGCGCGGCCGTCTCATCCTGTCACTGGCGCTGGCCATGCTGACCGGCCGCCCGATCTGA
- a CDS encoding glycosyltransferase family 2 protein encodes MLSVVIPAHNAARWIADAVASVQAQPLSSAPDIIVVANHCSDNTSDIARAAGARVIDSPAPGPAAARNAGVAAGSGEFVAFLDADDLWPADSLPARLALLEATPDAAMVFGDCRQFDDAGDGTTRPHARTLFEQGGLDTNFFGDAARVIDPLDKLLDADFVTTGSVVMRRHAFEALGGFDSSLALVEDLDLWLRCAARFPLLWHPGLALLRRRHDSNLSRDTTAMQYAYIDVLGRLAQWPQAQHLKARIDALRRRELRSLARQSLSAGHPLSALRQWLRAVST; translated from the coding sequence ATGCTGAGCGTCGTCATCCCGGCGCACAACGCGGCCCGCTGGATCGCCGATGCGGTCGCCAGCGTGCAGGCCCAGCCGCTGTCGTCCGCACCCGACATCATCGTCGTCGCCAACCACTGCAGCGACAACACCTCGGACATCGCCCGCGCGGCCGGTGCCCGCGTCATCGACAGCCCGGCGCCCGGACCCGCCGCCGCACGCAATGCCGGCGTAGCCGCGGGCAGCGGCGAGTTCGTCGCCTTCCTCGACGCCGACGACCTGTGGCCGGCCGACAGCCTGCCAGCGCGACTCGCGCTGCTGGAAGCGACGCCCGATGCGGCGATGGTGTTCGGCGACTGCCGCCAGTTCGACGACGCCGGCGACGGCACGACTCGGCCACACGCACGGACGCTGTTCGAGCAGGGCGGTCTGGACACCAATTTCTTTGGCGACGCGGCGCGGGTGATCGATCCGCTCGACAAGCTGCTCGACGCCGACTTCGTCACTACCGGCAGCGTCGTGATGCGACGCCACGCCTTCGAGGCGCTCGGCGGTTTCGACAGCTCGCTCGCGCTGGTCGAGGATCTCGACCTGTGGCTGCGCTGCGCCGCACGTTTCCCGCTGCTGTGGCATCCGGGCCTGGCGCTGCTGCGCCGCCGTCATGACAGCAATCTGTCGCGCGACACCACGGCGATGCAGTATGCCTATATCGACGTGCTTGGCCGCCTCGCGCAATGGCCGCAGGCACAGCATCTCAAGGCGCGCATCGATGCGCTGCGCCGGCGCGAACTGCGCTCGCTGGCGCGACAATCCCTGTCCGCCGGTCACCCGCTGAGCGCGCTGCGTCAGTGGCTCAGGGCGGTATCGACATGA
- a CDS encoding asparagine synthetase B family protein, whose amino-acid sequence MNATAHGRFDPRSGQLTLSPEWSRPSAAAADLHLAGELFRGQTLNDPLRDGVAPDADGRYALVACDSAQRRLLLARDPAGSVSLFWHRDAQGCLHFATGLDTLLARLPTRPGMSPRGLDEFLRFLDIAAPNTIHDGVYALEAGAALLFDSDGVRALPHATAPPLPASYDAACDDIHDRLLAAIARRLDGARAPATFLSGGVDSALLCALARHGGHAIEAWSVGFDDATLDESATAARIADHLGLRHHVLRPDFDALEAVFERAHAQAEQPYCDPAGMPTRLLYEACAQQSDRALDGTGAEALAGLMPARWRRIAHDHVARVPAPLRRAIAGTVQALPLIDGYARMFRFDVAQDLFIRWNGFNTADIARLTGRAADLSGTRFYREHAALAGSSHLQRLSVLQGEAQPDDRIRQAALATGLRVEHPFGAADVSRLLQAMPEAWCWQAGREKRLLRDLLARHVPEAIWDTPKRGFNIDLVALLRGHDHRMVRRHLGDAGAIERTGLDPAEVVRWRDRFIAGDVGAAHRVWGLINLAAWRARHDS is encoded by the coding sequence ATGAACGCGACGGCGCACGGACGTTTCGATCCGCGCAGCGGCCAACTGACGCTGTCGCCGGAATGGTCCCGGCCGTCTGCGGCAGCGGCGGATCTGCATCTCGCCGGCGAACTGTTCCGCGGCCAGACGCTGAACGACCCGCTGCGTGACGGCGTCGCGCCGGACGCCGACGGCCGTTACGCGCTGGTCGCCTGCGACAGCGCACAACGTCGCCTGCTGCTGGCGCGCGACCCGGCCGGCTCGGTGTCACTGTTCTGGCACCGCGACGCGCAGGGCTGCCTGCATTTCGCCACCGGTCTCGACACCCTGCTCGCCCGGTTGCCGACCCGGCCCGGCATGTCGCCGCGCGGACTCGACGAGTTCCTGCGCTTTCTCGACATCGCTGCGCCGAACACGATTCATGACGGCGTCTATGCGCTCGAAGCGGGTGCGGCGCTGTTGTTCGACAGCGACGGCGTACGCGCGCTGCCGCATGCGACAGCGCCGCCTTTGCCGGCCAGCTACGACGCGGCCTGCGACGACATCCACGACCGTCTGCTGGCCGCCATCGCTCGCCGGCTGGACGGCGCGCGCGCGCCGGCCACCTTCCTCAGCGGCGGCGTCGATTCGGCCCTGCTGTGTGCGCTGGCCCGGCACGGCGGTCACGCGATCGAAGCGTGGTCGGTCGGCTTCGACGACGCAACGCTGGACGAATCCGCCACCGCGGCGCGCATCGCCGACCACCTCGGCCTGCGCCACCACGTGCTGCGCCCCGACTTCGACGCACTGGAAGCCGTGTTCGAGCGGGCGCACGCGCAGGCCGAACAGCCCTACTGCGACCCCGCCGGCATGCCGACGCGGCTGCTGTACGAGGCATGCGCGCAGCAGTCCGACCGCGCGCTCGACGGCACCGGCGCCGAAGCACTGGCCGGACTGATGCCGGCGCGCTGGCGACGCATCGCCCACGATCACGTGGCCCGCGTCCCGGCGCCGCTGCGCCGCGCCATCGCCGGCACCGTGCAGGCACTGCCGCTGATCGACGGCTACGCGCGGATGTTCCGCTTCGACGTGGCGCAGGACCTGTTCATCCGCTGGAACGGCTTCAACACCGCCGACATCGCCCGCCTGACCGGTCGCGCGGCTGATCTGTCCGGTACCCGCTTCTACCGCGAGCACGCGGCGCTGGCCGGCAGTTCGCATCTGCAGCGCCTGTCGGTGCTGCAGGGCGAGGCGCAGCCGGACGACCGCATCCGTCAGGCCGCGCTGGCGACCGGCTTGCGTGTCGAGCACCCGTTCGGCGCCGCCGACGTCAGCCGCCTGCTGCAAGCGATGCCGGAGGCGTGGTGCTGGCAGGCAGGACGCGAAAAACGGCTGTTGCGCGACCTGCTGGCGCGGCACGTGCCCGAGGCGATCTGGGATACACCGAAGCGCGGCTTCAATATCGACCTCGTCGCGCTGCTGCGCGGCCACGACCATCGCATGGTGCGACGCCATCTGGGCGACGCGGGCGCCATCGAACGAACCGGCCTCGATCCGGCAGAAGTGGTCCGCTGGCGCGATCGCTTCATCGCCGGAGACGTAGGCGCCGCCCACCGCGTATGGGGGCTGATCAACCTCGCGGCGTGGCGGGCGCGGCACGACAGCTGA
- a CDS encoding glycosyltransferase family 4 protein has protein sequence MSLHSASSTPSQQDLTPASLAAARPLRVLMYSTYFPPEFSGAAQQALMLARQLRRIGHHVEFVTVRWRDLPEHDTVDGFPVTRLYAGRGVKHRELRLWANLCAYVWRRRHEFDVLHSHGAYYTNAIVGPLARAAGLKSIVKASLANDDLHDIGRTLSGRLHRALLRQVDACVAISRDLVREFNDCGLPAERIHYLPNGVDTALFHPADADARTALRSELGLPADVPVALYAGVMDARKNIEWLATQWVQQDAFGTGALLVAVGPQSREDPNGELIARLNALGRQAPQRFMLRPRSADVERYLRAADLLVLPSHREGLPNVVLEAMASGLPCVAADVSGTRDLVQHGRTGYTYSPDDPQALALAVCSGLSPAGRALGENGRRIAEEQFSLNSVAQGYSRLYDRLVGAQR, from the coding sequence ATGAGCCTGCACAGCGCATCGAGCACACCGTCCCAGCAGGACCTCACGCCCGCCAGTCTGGCTGCGGCGCGGCCGCTGCGCGTGCTCATGTACTCGACCTATTTCCCGCCCGAGTTCAGCGGCGCGGCGCAGCAGGCGCTGATGCTGGCGCGGCAGTTGCGGAGGATCGGCCATCATGTCGAATTCGTGACGGTACGCTGGCGCGACCTGCCCGAGCACGACACGGTGGATGGCTTCCCGGTCACCCGCCTGTATGCCGGGCGCGGCGTGAAGCATCGCGAACTGCGGCTGTGGGCCAATCTGTGCGCCTATGTATGGCGCCGCCGCCACGAGTTCGACGTGCTGCACAGCCATGGCGCCTATTACACGAACGCCATCGTCGGTCCGCTGGCGCGTGCCGCCGGTCTGAAGTCCATCGTCAAGGCCAGTCTGGCCAACGACGATCTGCACGACATCGGCCGCACGCTGAGCGGTCGGCTGCACCGAGCGCTGCTGCGGCAGGTCGACGCCTGCGTCGCGATCAGCCGCGATCTGGTACGCGAATTCAACGACTGCGGACTGCCGGCCGAGCGCATTCACTATCTGCCGAACGGCGTCGACACCGCACTCTTTCACCCGGCCGACGCCGACGCCCGCACGGCGCTGCGCAGTGAGCTCGGGCTGCCGGCCGACGTGCCGGTGGCGCTGTACGCCGGTGTGATGGACGCGCGCAAGAACATCGAATGGCTGGCCACGCAGTGGGTGCAGCAGGACGCCTTCGGCACTGGCGCGCTGCTGGTCGCCGTCGGCCCGCAGAGCCGTGAGGACCCGAACGGCGAACTGATCGCCCGCCTCAACGCACTCGGCAGGCAGGCACCACAGCGTTTCATGCTGCGGCCGCGCAGTGCCGACGTCGAGCGCTATCTGCGCGCCGCCGACCTGCTGGTGCTGCCGTCGCATCGCGAAGGCCTGCCCAACGTGGTACTGGAAGCGATGGCCAGCGGCCTGCCCTGCGTCGCGGCCGACGTGAGCGGCACCCGCGATCTGGTGCAGCATGGCCGCACCGGTTACACCTATTCGCCGGATGATCCGCAGGCGCTGGCGCTGGCCGTCTGCAGCGGCCTGTCACCGGCCGGCCGCGCCTTGGGCGAGAACGGCCGGCGCATCGCCGAAGAGCAGTTCTCGCTTAACAGCGTCGCACAGGGATACAGCCGGCTGTATGACCGCCTGGTTGGAGCACAACGATGA
- a CDS encoding asparagine synthetase B family protein yields MSKICGWLDGPNPPNAPLDDRTGLIGSMAERLGGLSDAGVQFRLGGRAAVAVRARPGDTEVCKDGDLLLALAGKPSWADADLAARAAHTGMAQSLLQAWRERGPALLESLHGRFSLALVDGARHEALLAIDRVGAQELCYALRGSTLVFGATTDAVTAHPAVRPAIDPQSLYDYLYCHMVPAPATIYRDVFKLLPAQYVHLRDGALRTGFYWSMPYADDTPDDYARYAAQFRELLEASVRDATTRDSVGAFLSGGTDSSTVAGMMARVAGRGPDTYSIGFDADGFDEMEFARIAAGHFGCTAHEYYVTPADVAEAIPKIAAIYDEPFGNASAVPTYFCARMARADGRTLMLAGDGGDEIFGGNARYADQEVFERYGRVPAPLRALLNGVLGHLPDALAVGVLRKGRNYVQRASIPLPDRMEVFNHVEREGASRILPERLLRGIDPDHPRAIAREVYGRTRSQAMVNRMMHLDLKQTLADSDLRKVSRMCELADIEVHYPLLDERLLDFSAMLPADYKVRNGQLRWFFKDALKDFLPQATITKSKHGFGLPFGLWMQQDPQLSRMAHDALDALAQRGVVQPAFVKHLLERHRSEHASYYGVMIWVLMMLEHWLAAHPNARLDG; encoded by the coding sequence ATGAGCAAGATCTGCGGCTGGCTTGACGGCCCGAATCCGCCCAATGCACCGCTCGACGATCGCACCGGGCTGATCGGCAGCATGGCCGAGCGGCTGGGTGGTCTGTCCGATGCCGGCGTGCAGTTCCGTCTCGGCGGCCGCGCCGCGGTGGCGGTGCGCGCCCGTCCCGGCGATACGGAAGTGTGCAAGGACGGCGACCTGCTGCTGGCGCTGGCCGGCAAGCCGTCGTGGGCGGACGCCGACCTCGCCGCGCGCGCCGCGCACACTGGCATGGCGCAGTCCCTGCTGCAGGCCTGGCGCGAGCGCGGCCCGGCATTGCTCGAATCGCTGCACGGACGCTTCTCGCTCGCGCTGGTCGACGGCGCGCGGCACGAAGCATTGCTCGCCATCGATCGCGTCGGCGCGCAGGAGCTGTGCTACGCGCTGCGCGGCAGCACGCTGGTGTTCGGTGCAACGACCGACGCGGTGACGGCGCACCCGGCGGTGCGCCCGGCGATCGATCCGCAGTCGCTGTACGACTACCTCTACTGCCACATGGTGCCAGCACCGGCCACCATCTACCGCGACGTATTCAAGCTGCTGCCGGCGCAATACGTGCATCTGCGCGACGGCGCTCTGCGCACCGGCTTCTACTGGAGCATGCCCTACGCCGACGACACGCCCGACGACTACGCCCGCTACGCGGCGCAGTTCCGCGAACTGCTCGAAGCGTCGGTGCGCGACGCGACCACCCGCGACAGCGTCGGCGCCTTTCTCAGCGGCGGCACCGACAGTTCGACCGTCGCCGGCATGATGGCCCGTGTTGCCGGTCGAGGCCCAGACACCTATTCCATTGGCTTCGACGCCGACGGCTTCGACGAGATGGAATTTGCGCGCATCGCCGCCGGTCATTTCGGCTGCACCGCCCACGAGTACTACGTCACCCCGGCCGACGTTGCCGAAGCGATCCCGAAGATCGCCGCCATCTACGACGAACCCTTCGGCAACGCTTCGGCGGTGCCGACCTATTTCTGCGCCCGCATGGCGCGCGCCGACGGCCGCACGCTGATGCTGGCCGGCGACGGTGGCGACGAGATCTTCGGTGGCAATGCGCGCTATGCAGATCAGGAAGTGTTCGAGCGCTACGGCCGTGTGCCGGCGCCGCTGCGCGCGCTGCTGAATGGCGTGCTCGGCCATCTGCCCGACGCACTGGCGGTCGGCGTGCTGCGCAAGGGTCGCAACTACGTGCAGCGCGCGAGCATTCCGCTGCCGGACCGGATGGAAGTGTTCAACCACGTCGAACGCGAGGGCGCATCGCGCATCCTGCCCGAGCGGCTGCTGCGCGGCATCGACCCGGATCACCCGCGCGCGATCGCGCGCGAGGTATACGGCCGCACGCGCTCGCAGGCGATGGTCAACCGCATGATGCATCTGGACCTGAAGCAGACGCTGGCCGACAGCGATCTGCGCAAGGTGTCGCGCATGTGCGAACTGGCCGACATCGAGGTGCATTACCCGCTGCTCGACGAGCGGCTGCTGGACTTCTCGGCCATGCTGCCGGCCGACTACAAGGTGCGCAATGGCCAGCTGCGCTGGTTCTTCAAGGACGCACTGAAGGACTTCCTGCCGCAGGCGACGATCACCAAATCCAAGCACGGCTTCGGTCTGCCCTTCGGCCTGTGGATGCAGCAGGACCCGCAGCTCAGCCGCATGGCACACGACGCGCTGGACGCGCTGGCGCAGCGCGGCGTCGTGCAGCCCGCCTTCGTCAAGCATCTGCTGGAGCGCCACCGCAGCGAACACGCCTCCTACTATGGCGTGATGATCTGGGTGCTGATGATGCTCGAACACTGGCTGGCCGCGCATCCGAATGCGCGACTGGACGGGTGA
- a CDS encoding glycosyltransferase, which produces MRDWTGEAMNTPDARFLVITELFQPTKGGTAVWFDEVYRRMGGAGTHILTADVPGAEEHDRASPNTIHRLGLKRYPWLRPESLPVYLEFFLKTLSVGWRHPVTQIHAGRVLPEGLVAVRAGRFLRLPVVIYAHGEEITTWRQPRRVKAMREAYCGAQLVIANSEFTRGLLLDMGVQPERVVIINPGVDTERFRPGLDGSKLRASLGLKPEAKLILSVGRLSRRKGFDYVMQSVPELVRRGLDVHHAVIGKGEDAEYLAGIRAASEMPERIHLLGGVSADDLPLWYAASDLFAMPNRDIGADTEGFGMVYIEAAACGRTSLTGMAGGTGSAVLDGETGLRCDGNSLPAVTEALFTLLDPATGFGAACAARAETRAHRDFSWAAVMRQTVEHTRDLKR; this is translated from the coding sequence ATGCGCGACTGGACGGGTGAGGCGATGAACACGCCCGACGCACGATTCCTGGTCATCACCGAACTGTTCCAGCCCACCAAGGGCGGGACGGCGGTGTGGTTCGACGAGGTGTACCGCCGCATGGGCGGCGCCGGCACGCACATCCTGACCGCCGACGTGCCGGGTGCGGAAGAGCACGACCGCGCCAGCCCGAACACCATCCATCGTCTCGGGCTCAAGCGCTATCCGTGGCTGAGGCCGGAATCCCTTCCGGTCTATCTGGAGTTCTTCCTGAAGACGCTGAGCGTGGGCTGGCGTCATCCGGTCACCCAGATCCACGCTGGCCGCGTGCTGCCCGAAGGTCTGGTCGCCGTGCGCGCAGGCAGATTTCTGCGTCTGCCGGTCGTCATCTACGCGCACGGCGAGGAAATCACCACCTGGCGCCAGCCGCGTCGGGTCAAGGCGATGCGCGAGGCGTATTGCGGCGCGCAGCTGGTAATCGCCAACAGCGAATTCACCCGCGGTCTTCTGCTCGACATGGGCGTGCAGCCTGAACGTGTGGTCATCATCAATCCGGGTGTGGACACCGAGCGCTTCCGCCCGGGGCTGGATGGCTCGAAGCTGCGCGCCTCGCTCGGCCTGAAGCCGGAAGCCAAACTCATCCTGTCGGTCGGCCGGCTGTCGCGGCGCAAGGGTTTCGACTACGTGATGCAGTCGGTGCCGGAACTGGTGCGCCGCGGGCTGGACGTGCATCACGCGGTGATCGGCAAGGGCGAGGACGCCGAGTATCTTGCCGGCATCCGCGCCGCGTCGGAAATGCCGGAACGCATCCACCTGCTCGGCGGCGTCAGCGCCGACGATCTGCCGCTGTGGTACGCGGCAAGCGATCTGTTCGCGATGCCCAACCGCGACATCGGTGCCGACACCGAAGGTTTCGGCATGGTCTATATCGAGGCGGCGGCCTGCGGCCGGACCTCGCTGACCGGCATGGCCGGCGGCACCGGCTCGGCCGTGCTCGACGGCGAAACCGGCCTGCGCTGCGACGGCAATTCACTGCCCGCGGTGACTGAAGCGCTGTTCACGCTGCTCGACCCGGCAACCGGCTTCGGTGCGGCCTGCGCCGCCCGTGCCGAAACGCGGGCACATCGGGATTTCTCTTGGGCGGCGGTGATGCGGCAGACGGT